The stretch of DNA TGTTGCTCGTTTTTTACAAGCGGCAACCCCGCATGCCGTCGCTGAGCAATTGTACCACCTCGTATTACGGGAACAGACGGTCGACCGGATGGTTGCCGAGGGACTCGACCCGCAAGATCCTCAAGCCGCACGTAGTTTTTTCGCCGAACACATTGCCGAGCTGAATACCGCGGCACACAACCGGTTACTGGAAATCTGCTCTGCCATCGCTTCGCAAGAAGGTTGAGGAGGTTAGGCACTCTAGCCTGACGTGGGTACAGATAGGTCTCCAGACCTGTATTTGCCTGATTCTTCCGTAGGGGCGTATGGCATACGCCCCAAAACCGTGACAGATACCTTCCTTTCGCGGTGTGGGTAGGGGCGGATCACCGTATCCGCCCGAATTGGAGGTTCTGACTAATTCCGTAGGGGCGTGCCGCGCACGCCCATTTATTACCGAAATGTTTCCATCCGAACCTTTGCTAAGCAAATCCAATATGAACGAAGAGTACCCGCAAGTCTACCTCGATCACTTCCAACAGCCACGTTATGTTGGGGTTCTGGAACCGTGTTCACATCGAGCAGCGTTGACGACGAATCACCCCGGTTGTCACGATCAATTGGAATTGTATCTCCGAATTGTTGATGATGTGATCGAGGATATCCGGTTTCGCGGACGATTATGTTCCGGCTCACTTGCCGCCGCTTCGTTGCTTTGTACGAAACTCCACCGACAATCCGTTTCGGTGGCACAATCAATTACCGAACAGGATTTGCGTATCGAGTGGGGAGTGGTTCCTCCCGGAAAAGAACATTCCCTAAAGCTGGTAATCGACACTTTACAGCTTGCGATAAAATCTCCGGAATAACGTGATTGCCCCGGAAAATCGCTACTTGACTCGAACCGGTTTACCCGCTATCTTTGCAATGCTCAAGGAACAATTTTTGGGCCTGTAGCTCAGTTTGGGAGAGCACCACGTTCGCAACGTGGGGGTCAGCGGTTCGAGCCCGCTCAGGTCCACTGCAGTATCCAATCATTTCGCAATACGATAGTCTTCGTGTATGGTCAGGATAGCGGTTCGAGCCCGCTCAGGTCCACTGCAATATCCAATCATTTCGCAATACGATAGTCTTCGTGTATGGTCAGGATAGCGGTTCGAGCCCGCTCAGGTCCACTTACAAATACCGCGATATAAATCGTCGCGGTTTATCGTCTAATCATTGGAGCCGGCCCATTGGGTTTGGTCCCGCGCAAGGTACGAAGGTTTAACCCCGCCAGGTCCGGAAGGAAGCAACGGTCTACCTGATTCCCTGTGCCGCGGGTCGCCGAACCCACTGAGCCGGTTTCTCGATATGTCCATACGACAGACCACAGAATAGTCTGTCGACATATTGCCAATCTTCTGATCGATTTTCTACTGCAACCCTTTTTCTTTTCCTCAATCCTGTCTATCTTACTGGTTACAACATATACAGTTGGATTCTTTGTGTCCTATATCGTATTAGCGCGCCGTTACCGCCCGCAACGCTTCGATGAAGTCATCGGACAAAATCATGTCACGGGCACTCTCACACGCGCCTTGAATCAAGGCAGAATCGCACACGCCTATCTATTCGGTGGGCCGCGCGGCGTTGGTAAAACCACAGTTGCCCGTATCCTTGCCAAAGCTGTTAATTGCGCGGTTGGCGATACCGCCGAACCGTGCGGCGTTTGCGATAGCTGTGTCCAGATTACCGAAGGGCGCAGCCTTGATGTGCTGGAAATCGACGCCGCCTCCAATCGTGGGGTCGAAGATGTCCGCAACT from bacterium encodes:
- a CDS encoding iron-sulfur cluster assembly scaffold protein, with protein sequence MNEEYPQVYLDHFQQPRYVGVLEPCSHRAALTTNHPGCHDQLELYLRIVDDVIEDIRFRGRLCSGSLAAASLLCTKLHRQSVSVAQSITEQDLRIEWGVVPPGKEHSLKLVIDTLQLAIKSPE